ACGGCAACCCGCTGGAGATCCTCCAGTTCCCGCCGGGCAAGGGCGATCCGCGCTGGCAGGGGGCCGATGGCCGCCTGTTCCTGGGCATCGACCACACGGCCATCGTCGTCGCCGACACCGACGCCAGCCTCGCCCTCTACCGCGACCGGCTCGGCCTGCGCGTCGCCGGCACCAGCGAGAATTACGGCACGGAGCAGGAGCATCTGAACAACGTCTTCGGTGCCCGGCTGCGCATCACCACCCTGCGCGCCCCAAGCGGGCCGGGCATCGAGTTCCTGGAATACCTCGCCCCGCGCGATGGTCGCCCCGCCCCCGCCGACACACGCGCCAACGACCTGTGGCACGGGCAAGTGACCCTGCTGACCGACGACGATCCCGCCCCGGCCGCCGTGCCCCTGCCGGACCCGGCCCTCGGCCTCGCCCGCGCGGTGATGGCGCGCGACCCGGACGGGCACGCCTACGTCCTCGGCAATCCCCTCGGGAATTCCCGGCACACGGAGCTGAGCCATGAGTGACCGCCTCCTCCGCACCGCCGTCGCCGCGCGCGACGCGCTGTCGCTCGCCCAAAAAGCAACCGGGCCGGCGCTGGACATCGCCGTCCGCCTGTGGCTGGCCCAAGCCTTCTGGGTGTCGGGCATCGTCAAGCTGCACGACTGGGAGCAGGCGCTTTATCTCGCCCGGTACGAATACCCGGTGTCCTGGCTGAATCCGGTGCCCGCCGCCTGGATCGGCGCGGGGATCGAGCTGCTGTGCCCGCCGCTGCTGGTGCTGGGCCTCGCCACGCGCCTCGCGGCGCTGCCCATGCTGGCGCTCGTGCTGGTCGCGCAGTTCGCCTACCGGCCGCTCGACGCGCACCTCGTGCAGGCCGCGCTGCTGGCGTGGCTGGTCGTCATGGGCGCCGGGCCGTTGTCGATCGACCGGCGGCTGGCGCGCGGCCTGCCCGACAGTGCCCTGCCCTTCGCCAAGCCCGCGGCGCGCCTGCTGGAGGCCGTCACCCGCCGTGGCGGACCGGCCGTCCAAGTGGCGCTGCGGCTGCTGGTGGCGGGCATCGCCGCACGCTCCGGCGACCC
This genomic window from Azospirillum brasilense contains:
- a CDS encoding VOC family protein, which encodes MKRSPLPILFLVGFVVLLSAAAVRGQTVRAVDSVGITVSDMDRALAFYRDVLTFEPVADTEVAGDAYERLTGVFGARIRIVRLRLGSEAIELIQYLAPEGRPIPVDSRSNDRWFQHIAIITVDMDAAYARLRAAKVRHASTGPQTLPAWNPNAGGIRAFYFKDPDGNPLEILQFPPGKGDPRWQGADGRLFLGIDHTAIVVADTDASLALYRDRLGLRVAGTSENYGTEQEHLNNVFGARLRITTLRAPSGPGIEFLEYLAPRDGRPAPADTRANDLWHGQVTLLTDDDPAPAAVPLPDPALGLARAVMARDPDGHAYVLGNPLGNSRHTELSHE